The Saccharopolyspora gloriosae genome has a segment encoding these proteins:
- a CDS encoding proline-rich domain-containing protein has translation MGLADDRDLLPLGSGFDLVRKNGYDRAQVDEHLERVDADLRIITSDRDAAVSQARDLSKQLESSRSEIENLRGQVERLSKPPTTLEGLSERLQRMLRLAQDEANDIRSRAEKDAAETRSRSEAEAGALRTRYEKLIAEVDTRRSEMEQEHRSVLDKAKAEAERITNEAEENRTRADAESEARRVQVEEDFEIAMAARRTESMKTLTEQETTSKADAQRRVREATEEANRRLREGTNEAHRRVREATDEATRLTTESTQAAEKLERESTEAAQRLERESTEAAQKREKDSVEAAQKLERESTQEAERLISEATERSELMIRETTDEATRLVEEGTRESERLIREARLDAERRLGATTEECQRRLTKADQQVHSLTELRDTVAGKLRDAAELLGQTTPLLSRLAQEDEEEASLREAAAEAREQARKSAETAVAEERPPQPREQRTQEPAAAGDGPTEKIQRQSLPGNNLAQQQNPHDPPTRRIQLPIPGAAEQQRPGGGNQGGVPQAEPAEQGSRPRR, from the coding sequence ATGGGCCTCGCCGACGACCGTGATCTTCTCCCGCTGGGATCGGGCTTCGACCTCGTTCGCAAGAACGGATACGACCGCGCCCAGGTCGACGAGCATCTCGAACGGGTCGATGCAGATCTGCGCATCATCACTTCCGACCGCGACGCGGCGGTTTCACAGGCACGAGACCTGTCGAAGCAGCTGGAGTCCTCGCGTTCGGAGATCGAGAACCTGCGCGGGCAGGTGGAGCGGCTGTCCAAGCCGCCGACGACGCTGGAAGGACTCAGCGAACGGTTGCAGCGGATGCTGCGGCTGGCGCAGGACGAGGCCAACGACATCCGCTCGCGCGCGGAGAAGGACGCCGCCGAGACCCGCTCCCGCTCGGAAGCGGAGGCCGGTGCACTGCGCACCCGCTACGAGAAGCTCATCGCCGAGGTCGACACCCGGCGCTCCGAAATGGAGCAGGAGCACCGTTCGGTGCTCGACAAGGCCAAGGCCGAGGCCGAGCGGATCACCAACGAGGCCGAGGAGAACCGCACCCGCGCCGATGCGGAGTCTGAAGCCCGCCGCGTGCAGGTCGAAGAGGACTTCGAGATCGCGATGGCCGCCCGGCGCACCGAGTCGATGAAGACCCTCACCGAGCAGGAGACCACCAGCAAGGCCGACGCCCAGCGCCGCGTCCGCGAAGCCACCGAGGAAGCCAACCGCAGGCTGCGGGAAGGCACCAACGAAGCGCACCGGCGGGTCCGCGAAGCCACCGACGAGGCCACCAGGCTCACCACCGAGTCCACGCAAGCGGCCGAGAAGTTGGAGCGGGAGAGCACCGAAGCCGCCCAGCGCCTCGAGCGGGAGAGCACCGAGGCCGCGCAGAAGCGGGAGAAGGACAGCGTCGAAGCCGCGCAGAAGCTCGAGCGCGAAAGCACGCAGGAAGCCGAGCGGCTGATCAGCGAGGCCACCGAGCGTTCCGAGCTGATGATCCGCGAGACCACGGACGAGGCGACCCGGCTGGTCGAGGAAGGCACCCGCGAAAGCGAGCGCCTCATCCGCGAGGCACGCCTCGACGCCGAGCGCAGGCTGGGCGCCACCACAGAGGAGTGCCAGCGCAGGCTCACCAAGGCGGACCAGCAGGTGCATTCGCTGACCGAGCTGCGCGACACCGTCGCCGGGAAGCTGCGGGACGCCGCCGAACTGCTCGGGCAGACGACTCCGCTGCTGTCCCGCCTCGCGCAGGAGGACGAAGAGGAAGCCTCGCTGCGGGAGGCCGCTGCGGAAGCGCGCGAGCAGGCGCGCAAGTCCGCCGAGACCGCGGTCGCCGAGGAGCGGCCGCCGCAGCCGCGGGAACAGCGCACCCAGGAGCCGGCCGCTGCCGGTGACGGGCCGACGGAGAAGATCCAGCGGCAGAGCCTGCCCGGCAACAACCTCGCGCAGCAGCAGAACCCGCACGACCCGCCGACTCGGCGAATCCAGCTGCCCATACCCGGCGCCGCCGAGCAGCAGCGTCCCGGCGGCGGCAACCAAGGCGGGGTTCCCCAGGCCGAACCGGCCGAGCAAGGTTCCCGCCCGCGCCGCTGA
- a CDS encoding SPW repeat protein, translated as MSTMANEPSKIKPWTRWQDWAALALGVYVILATMWTRTSGGAVATMIVLGALLVLAAVWSLAMPGSMTSEYAHMLLGVLLFLAPWVLGYSGLAGAAWTSWVVGVLAVVVGAAALPEANVAHSRGMAAGQH; from the coding sequence ATGTCCACCATGGCGAACGAGCCGTCCAAGATCAAGCCGTGGACTCGGTGGCAGGACTGGGCCGCACTTGCGCTCGGTGTGTACGTGATCCTCGCGACGATGTGGACGCGGACGAGCGGCGGCGCCGTGGCGACGATGATCGTGCTGGGGGCGCTGCTGGTGCTCGCCGCGGTGTGGTCGCTTGCGATGCCGGGCTCGATGACCAGCGAGTACGCCCACATGTTGCTGGGAGTCCTGCTGTTCCTCGCGCCATGGGTGCTCGGCTACTCGGGGCTCGCCGGTGCGGCTTGGACGTCTTGGGTGGTGGGGGTGCTGGCGGTCGTCGTCGGTGCCGCCGCGCTGCCCGAGGCGAACGTGGCGCACAGCAGGGGAATGGCCGCCGGGCAGCACTAG
- the mce gene encoding methylmalonyl-CoA epimerase, whose product MYSELSGLITAVDHVGIAVADLDAAIEFQRSTFGLEVTHSEVNEDQGVHEAMLRAPGDVAGATQIQLLAPLRPDSAIAKFLERNNPGLQQLAFRVTDVEAASAALRAKGLRLLYDAPRRGTADSRINFVHPKDAGGVLVELVEPAA is encoded by the coding sequence ATGTACAGCGAATTGAGCGGACTGATCACCGCCGTCGATCACGTCGGCATCGCGGTCGCCGACCTCGACGCTGCGATCGAGTTCCAGCGCTCGACCTTCGGCCTGGAAGTCACCCACAGCGAGGTCAACGAAGACCAAGGTGTCCACGAGGCGATGCTGCGGGCGCCGGGGGACGTCGCGGGAGCCACCCAGATCCAGCTGCTGGCTCCGCTGCGGCCGGACTCGGCGATCGCGAAATTCCTCGAACGCAACAACCCGGGCTTGCAGCAGCTCGCGTTCCGCGTCACCGACGTCGAAGCCGCCAGTGCGGCACTGCGTGCCAAAGGTTTACGGTTGCTCTACGACGCCCCGCGCCGCGGCACGGCGGACAGCCGCATCAACTTCGTGCACCCGAAGGACGCGGGCGGGGTGCTGGTCGAACTCGTCGAACCCGCGGCCTGA
- a CDS encoding acetyl-CoA C-acetyltransferase has product MSTSVIVSGARTPMGRLLGSLKDFSGAQLGGVAIKAALERAGVAPEQVQYTIMGQVLTAGAGQIPARQAAVNAGIPMDVPALTINKVCLSGLDAIALADQLIRAGEFDVVIAGGQESMTQAPHLLANSREGVKFGDAQLVDHMAFDGLTCAFDEIAMGASTEKHNSAHGLTRQEQDEFAARSHQRAGAAAARGVFAEEIAPVTVPQRKGDPITVDTDEGVRPDTTAEGLGKLRPAFAPDGTITPGSASQISDGAAAVVVMSKSKAEELGLTWLAEIGAHGVVSGPDASLHEQPSNAIKAACAKERVDAAELDLVEINEAFAAVGIVSSRALGFSDEIVNVNGGAIALGHPLGMSGARLALHLALELRRRGGGTGVAALCGGGGQGDALILRVPQS; this is encoded by the coding sequence GTGAGCACTTCTGTGATCGTTTCGGGGGCACGCACTCCGATGGGGCGCTTGCTGGGCTCGTTGAAGGACTTCTCGGGCGCGCAGCTCGGCGGGGTGGCCATCAAGGCCGCCTTGGAGCGAGCAGGCGTCGCCCCGGAGCAGGTGCAGTACACGATCATGGGCCAGGTGCTGACGGCCGGAGCGGGCCAGATCCCGGCCCGGCAGGCGGCGGTCAACGCGGGCATCCCGATGGACGTCCCGGCGCTGACGATCAACAAGGTCTGCCTCTCCGGCCTCGACGCGATCGCGCTCGCCGACCAGCTGATCCGCGCAGGCGAGTTCGACGTGGTCATCGCGGGCGGGCAGGAGTCGATGACGCAGGCCCCGCACCTGCTGGCGAACTCCCGCGAGGGAGTGAAGTTCGGCGACGCGCAGCTGGTCGACCACATGGCTTTCGACGGCTTGACCTGCGCTTTTGATGAGATCGCGATGGGCGCCTCAACGGAGAAGCACAACTCCGCGCACGGGCTGACCAGGCAGGAACAGGACGAGTTCGCGGCCCGGTCGCACCAGCGTGCCGGGGCCGCGGCCGCACGCGGGGTGTTCGCCGAGGAGATCGCCCCGGTGACGGTGCCGCAGCGCAAGGGCGACCCGATCACCGTCGACACCGACGAGGGCGTTCGTCCGGACACGACGGCCGAAGGGCTCGGCAAGCTCCGCCCGGCCTTCGCCCCCGACGGCACGATCACGCCGGGTTCCGCTTCGCAGATCTCCGATGGTGCCGCCGCGGTCGTGGTGATGAGCAAGTCCAAGGCCGAGGAACTGGGCTTGACCTGGCTGGCCGAGATCGGTGCGCACGGTGTGGTCTCCGGGCCGGATGCCAGCCTGCACGAACAACCGTCGAACGCGATCAAGGCCGCCTGCGCGAAGGAACGCGTGGACGCCGCCGAGCTCGACCTCGTGGAGATCAACGAGGCGTTCGCCGCGGTCGGCATCGTGTCCAGCAGGGCGCTGGGCTTCTCCGACGAGATCGTCAACGTCAACGGCGGAGCCATCGCACTGGGCCACCCGCTCGGCATGTCCGGGGCGCGCCTGGCGCTGCACCTGGCGCTGGAGCTGCGGCGACGCGGCGGCGGGACCGGTGTGGCCGCGCTCTGCGGCGGCGGCGGACAGGGCGACGCCTTGATCCTGCGCGTTCCCCAGAGCTGA
- a CDS encoding DNA polymerase IV, translated as MRRWVLHMDMDAFFASVEQLTRPTVADRAVLVGGLGPRGTVAGASYQARVYGARSAMPMAEARRRCPVAVVLPPRGRVYQAVSRKVFDIVREVSDVVGQVSIDEAFLEPLELTGGSADEVERFAARLRERVRTEVGVPASVGAGSGKQIAKIASGLAKPDGALVVPPDQEHELLTGLPVRKLWGVGPVTESKLHRIGVYSIGELAALHSGDVTSLLGQAHGAELHRLAHGIDDHPVAERAEAKQVSAETTFDVDITEPVRLATEVGGMAEHAHRRLVTSGRAARTVTVKVRDADFTTISRAETFATATSDLGPLSAAARRLVAVAVPPGTPIRLVGVSYSGLATSEQEALFDSPAQQPEPSAAPDEQAPTPTPASLPGPRPWRAGDDVFHPENGHGWVQGAGHGRVTVRFETAATGRGRARTFQDEDPALKPAEPLDSLGW; from the coding sequence ATGCGGAGATGGGTGCTGCACATGGACATGGACGCGTTCTTCGCGTCCGTCGAGCAGCTCACCCGTCCCACCGTCGCCGACCGCGCGGTCCTGGTCGGCGGCCTGGGACCGCGCGGCACCGTGGCCGGTGCCAGCTACCAGGCCCGCGTTTACGGCGCCCGATCCGCGATGCCGATGGCCGAGGCCCGCCGCCGCTGCCCGGTGGCGGTGGTCCTGCCTCCTCGCGGCCGCGTCTACCAGGCGGTGAGCCGCAAAGTCTTCGACATCGTCCGAGAGGTCTCCGACGTCGTCGGGCAGGTCTCGATCGACGAGGCGTTCCTGGAGCCGCTGGAGCTGACCGGCGGTTCGGCGGACGAAGTGGAGCGGTTCGCGGCACGGCTGCGGGAACGGGTCCGCACGGAGGTCGGGGTGCCCGCCTCGGTCGGCGCGGGTTCCGGTAAGCAGATCGCGAAGATCGCCTCCGGCCTGGCGAAACCGGACGGCGCCCTGGTGGTGCCGCCCGATCAGGAGCACGAACTGCTCACGGGTCTACCGGTCCGCAAGTTGTGGGGAGTCGGCCCCGTGACCGAGTCGAAGCTGCACCGGATCGGTGTCTACAGCATCGGCGAACTCGCGGCTTTGCACTCCGGCGATGTCACGTCGCTGCTCGGCCAAGCGCACGGTGCCGAACTGCATCGGTTGGCGCACGGCATCGACGACCACCCGGTCGCGGAACGCGCGGAGGCCAAGCAGGTCAGTGCCGAGACCACGTTCGACGTGGACATCACCGAGCCGGTGCGGCTGGCCACCGAGGTGGGCGGCATGGCCGAGCACGCGCACCGCAGGCTCGTCACGTCCGGCCGGGCCGCGCGGACGGTGACGGTGAAGGTCCGCGACGCGGATTTCACGACGATCAGCCGCGCGGAGACCTTCGCCACCGCCACCTCCGACCTGGGCCCGCTCAGCGCGGCGGCCCGGCGGCTGGTCGCGGTGGCGGTGCCGCCGGGAACGCCGATCCGCCTGGTCGGGGTCTCCTATTCGGGTCTGGCCACATCCGAGCAGGAAGCACTGTTCGACAGTCCCGCCCAGCAGCCCGAACCTTCGGCCGCTCCGGATGAGCAAGCGCCGACGCCGACACCGGCGTCGCTGCCCGGACCGCGGCCGTGGCGAGCGGGGGACGACGTGTTCCACCCGGAGAACGGGCACGGCTGGGTGCAGGGCGCCGGGCACGGCCGGGTCACGGTCCGCTTCGAGACCGCGGCGACGGGCCGTGGTCGCGCACGCACCTTCCAGGATGAGGATCCGGCGCTCAAGCCCGCCGAACCGCTGGACAGCCTCGGCTGGTGA
- the trxA gene encoding thioredoxin encodes MAGAVDLSALKNKADNASQPPATGGSADDTAAASGTPAVIDVTEATFQAEVVDRSMQVPVVVDLWADWCGPCKQLSPVLERLAQESGGTWVLAKVDVDANPRIAQLFQVQSIPTVIAIAGGQPVEAFAGAQPEPQIRQWITALLDALREQLPGIQAAEQDAAGTAEVEEEPEDPRFTAAEEALDNGDFTAAEAAYQQILEAEPNNEQAQAALAQVRFSARAENADPAAIDRADAAPDDLDAQLAAADAELATQQVEAAFDRLIRTVKRTSGDERNRVRQYLIDMFELFPDGDPRVTNARRGLASALF; translated from the coding sequence ATGGCGGGCGCAGTCGACCTGTCCGCGCTGAAGAACAAGGCGGACAACGCTTCCCAGCCACCGGCCACCGGCGGGTCCGCCGACGACACCGCGGCCGCCAGCGGTACGCCCGCGGTCATCGACGTCACCGAAGCGACCTTCCAGGCCGAAGTGGTGGACCGCTCCATGCAGGTCCCCGTCGTCGTCGATTTGTGGGCCGACTGGTGCGGCCCGTGCAAACAGCTCTCCCCCGTGCTGGAACGGCTCGCGCAGGAGAGCGGCGGCACCTGGGTGCTCGCGAAAGTCGACGTGGACGCCAACCCGCGGATCGCCCAGCTCTTCCAGGTGCAGTCCATCCCGACCGTGATCGCGATCGCGGGCGGACAGCCCGTTGAGGCCTTCGCCGGGGCACAACCCGAGCCGCAGATCCGGCAGTGGATCACCGCGCTGCTCGACGCCCTGCGGGAGCAACTCCCCGGCATCCAGGCCGCCGAGCAGGACGCCGCAGGTACCGCCGAGGTCGAAGAGGAACCCGAGGATCCCCGGTTCACCGCAGCTGAAGAGGCGCTGGACAACGGCGACTTCACCGCCGCCGAAGCGGCCTACCAGCAGATCCTCGAAGCCGAACCGAACAACGAGCAGGCTCAAGCAGCCCTCGCCCAGGTCCGGTTCAGCGCCCGCGCCGAGAACGCCGACCCGGCTGCCATCGACCGCGCCGACGCCGCGCCCGACGACCTCGACGCGCAGCTCGCCGCCGCCGACGCGGAACTCGCCACCCAGCAGGTCGAGGCCGCCTTCGACCGGCTCATCCGCACCGTCAAGCGCACCTCCGGCGACGAGCGCAACCGCGTGCGGCAGTACCTGATCGACATGTTCGAGCTGTTCCCCGACGGGGATCCGCGAGTCACCAACGCCCGCAGGGGACTGGCCAGCGCCCTGTTCTGA
- a CDS encoding MTH1187 family thiamine-binding protein — translation MLVAFSVAPSGSDDGDGVSAAVAEAVRVVRESGLPHETTSMFTTVEGEWDEVMDVVKRATEAVSSHSPRTSLVLKADIRPGHTGQLHEKVRRVEEHLSTDQ, via the coding sequence ATGTTGGTTGCGTTCAGCGTGGCACCGTCCGGATCCGATGATGGCGACGGCGTCAGCGCGGCGGTCGCGGAAGCGGTGCGGGTCGTGCGCGAGTCAGGCCTGCCGCACGAGACGACGTCGATGTTCACGACCGTCGAAGGCGAGTGGGACGAGGTCATGGACGTGGTGAAGCGAGCGACGGAAGCGGTGTCGTCGCATTCGCCCCGGACCAGCCTGGTGCTCAAAGCCGACATCCGACCAGGCCACACCGGGCAGTTGCACGAGAAGGTCCGGCGAGTGGAAGAACACCTGTCGACGGACCAGTGA